From the genome of Thermoanaerobaculales bacterium:
AGTGGGCGGTGGCCTCGCGGACCTCGACGTCGACAATGCGTGCGACCTCGTCCGGGCAGCGGCCCTTCCACTCCTGGTACCACCACGCGGCGGCCGCGAGCTGGCGGTCCTGGTCCTCGGGCGCGAGCAGCGCGCGCCGCAGTGCGAGCCACATCTCGACGCGCAGCTGCCTCGCCTCGATGTCCTGCGGGTAGCGCTCGAGGGTCGGGGACGGCCGGCCGAGGTCTCTCCAGCCGGTCTGCACATAGTAGTGGAACGCCTCGTGGGTCAGCACCGCGAAACCGAGGGTGGCGCGCGGGAAGGCGCGGTACTCGCCGGCCGTGCCGGCGCTGCCGAGCGAGTCCACCGGCACCTCCAGCCACGGCGCGTGCGCGCCGCGGTGGCGCGTGAACCCGAAGCCCAGGAAGCGGCCGGTGAGCAGCGGTCCCTGGTCGAGCTCGCCCGGCGGCCGAGCCGTCAGCGACCCGTCGGAGCGAATCTCGTAGGCCGCGTCGCGGTTGACGATCAGCGGCACCAGCCCCGCGAAGTCGGTGCCCGGCCAGATCGAGCCCATCCGCCGCCATGTCCGCCCGACCTCCTCGGCGATCCGACCGGCATAGTCCTCGGTGCTCAGTCCGGTGCCGCCTGGCATGCCGGGCCGACCGGCGGACCCAGCCGCAGAGACCTCGGGCCACGCGGCGCGAGTCGCGATGGCCGGCGGCCGCAGCTGCGCGGACGAGCCGGAATCTGCCGGTCGGTCCCTACCGTGGGTCGCCATAGGCTCGATCAACCATTCTATCGCCATGTCTGTGCCAGCACCTCAGCATCCCCTGAAGGCGACTCCCAACCCCGGTTTCCGTTCCCGATCCCGTTCCCGTACCCGTACCCGTTCCCGGATGCGAAGGGCCACCTGGAAAGACAAATCCAGTATTGCGAATCGGGAACGGGAACGGGTACGGGAACGGGTGGGGACTGACGTGACGGTCACCGCGACGCAAGGTGACTTGGGTGCCACGCGCTTCAGTCGGCCTGCGGGGAGGCGTCGCGCCGCGGTGGGACCGGGTCGAGGCCACCGGGATGGAAGGGATGGCACTTGAGGATCCTCTTGACGGCGAGCCACACACCGTGGAGGCCGTGGCGCTCGATCGCCTCGGCGGCGTAGATCGAGCAGGTGGGCTCGAAGCGGCAGGCCGGAGGCAGCCACGGCGAAACGAACCGCTTGTAGAGGCGGATCGGGTACGCCGCCGCGCGCCAGAAGCCGGTCATCCCAGGCCGAGCGCCGCGGCATCGCGGTCCGCGAGCATGCCCCCGTCTGTGCGCTGCCGCACCGTGCCGTCGCGCTTCCAGCAGCGCTCGCAGCGCGGTTGATCGCGCAGGTCGGTAACCTCGACCGACCGCTCGCCACCCTCCACCAGGGCGAACCGGCTGACGCCGCACAGGTCTGCGAGCTCCGCGGCCATCGGCCGGACGCGCTCCAGCTCGTCGACGGGCAACGTGGCGACGATGCCGGCGTCGAGCGGGTTCGCGATGCCGGGCGACTCCTTGGCGAGCTCGAGCTGCTTGAGCGCCTCGCCACGCAGCGCCATCGCCGCCTCCCACCCAGGGTCGGCGGCCCACTCGACGCGCTCGGGCAGGCTCTCAAGGTGGACCGAGGCGCCGGCCGCCGCCGCGCCGGCGCCGGCGAGCGCCAGCCAGGCCTCGTCGGCGGTGTGGACGAGAATCGGGGCGAGCATCCGGATCAGCGCCCGCACCGTGTCGTCGAGCACCGTCTGGGTGCGCCGTCGCCGCGGGCTGGACGGGGCGTCGCAGTAGAGCCGGTCCTTGACCGCGGCCAGGTAGACCGCGCTCATGGTGTCGTTGCAGAAGTTGAAGAGCGCATCGACGACCCGCTTGAACTGGTAGCGCTCGTAGCCGTCGCGGACGTCATCGATCACCTCGCCGAGCCGCGCCATCGCCCAGGCGTCGAGCGAGGTCCGATCGGCGTCAGTGAAGGAGTGCCGGTCACGCTCGCGGTCGAAGTCGGCGAGGTTGCCGAGCATGAAGCGGATGGTGTTGCGGACCTTGCGGTACTCGTCGCTCGCCACCCGGAAGAACTCCCAGTCGACCTTGACGTCGTAGGTGTAGTTGAGCGACGCCGTCCACCAGCGGCAGACGTCCGCGCCGTGCTGCTTGAGCAGGTCCTCGACCTCGATCGCGTTGCCGAGGCTCTTCGACATCTTCTGGCCCTGGGCGGTCACCATGAAGCCGTGGGTCAGAACCTCCTTGAACGGCGACACGCCGGTCACTCCGAGGGCCGGCAGCAGCGACAGCTGGAACCAGCCGCGGTGCTGGTCCGAGCCCTCGAGGTAGAGGTCGCACGGGTAGCCGATGCCGCGCTCGCGCATGACCGCGTTCCACGACGAGCCCGACTCGAACCAGACGTCGAAGATGTCGGAACCCTTGGCCAGCCGCGCCAGGCCGGCGGCGCCGGCGCTCCGGATCTCGTCTGGGGAGTCAGGGTCGGCCGCCGGGTCGTAGCCGGCGAGGATCGCCTGCGGCGGCTCGACGAACCAGGCGTCGGAGCCGTGCTCGCGGACGAAGCGCGCCACCGCCCGCACCGAGGCGGCGGTCAGCAGCACGTCGCCTCCGGGCGTGGTGAACGACGGGATCGGCAGGCCCCACGCCCGCTGCCGGCTGATGCACCAGTCGGGCCGCGACTCGAGCATGCCCCGCATCCGGTTGCGGCCCCAGTCGGGCACGAACTCGATGCCGGACTCGGTGGCCTCAAGCGCGCGCTCGCGCAGCGAGCGGCCCTCGTCGCCGAACGCGCGGTCGACACCGATGAACCACTGCTCGGTGGCGCGGAAGATCGTCGGCGTCTTGCCCCGCCAGTC
Proteins encoded in this window:
- the yidD gene encoding membrane protein insertion efficiency factor YidD gives rise to the protein MTGFWRAAAYPIRLYKRFVSPWLPPACRFEPTCSIYAAEAIERHGLHGVWLAVKRILKCHPFHPGGLDPVPPRRDASPQAD
- the ileS gene encoding isoleucine--tRNA ligase, whose protein sequence is MASEGKKDRYRDTLQLPKTPFSMRAGLLTKEPELQARWAAMGLYERLRSKPHPAGPFVFHDGPPYANGTIHMGHLLNKILKDLVVRSRSMDGHQLDFVPGWDCHGLPIEHKVMKELGAEGAALGTMEIRQRCHDYALHYQRVQAEQLIRLGTIADYDHPYLTMQPAYEGAVLEVFATLVGHGLVYRDLKPVHWSIENRTALADAELEYYDRDDISVYVLFEVVDPSLLPASLGAPPGEPVWLMIWTTTPWTLPANLAVAAGPSAEYALARIAHAGTTRNVILADFLRPALLDGGGELLGRCLGATLAASGVRYRHPLSERVCPVVTADYVTLEDGTGLVHTAPGHGEEDYQTGLREGLEIYCPVREDGTFDDSAPAWLHGVDVWSANPMVVEHLRAAGTLFRSEKIRHSYPHDWRGKTPTIFRATEQWFIGVDRAFGDEGRSLRERALEATESGIEFVPDWGRNRMRGMLESRPDWCISRQRAWGLPIPSFTTPGGDVLLTAASVRAVARFVREHGSDAWFVEPPQAILAGYDPAADPDSPDEIRSAGAAGLARLAKGSDIFDVWFESGSSWNAVMRERGIGYPCDLYLEGSDQHRGWFQLSLLPALGVTGVSPFKEVLTHGFMVTAQGQKMSKSLGNAIEVEDLLKQHGADVCRWWTASLNYTYDVKVDWEFFRVASDEYRKVRNTIRFMLGNLADFDRERDRHSFTDADRTSLDAWAMARLGEVIDDVRDGYERYQFKRVVDALFNFCNDTMSAVYLAAVKDRLYCDAPSSPRRRRTQTVLDDTVRALIRMLAPILVHTADEAWLALAGAGAAAAGASVHLESLPERVEWAADPGWEAAMALRGEALKQLELAKESPGIANPLDAGIVATLPVDELERVRPMAAELADLCGVSRFALVEGGERSVEVTDLRDQPRCERCWKRDGTVRQRTDGGMLADRDAAALGLG